A single window of Acidobacteriota bacterium DNA harbors:
- a CDS encoding SRPBCC family protein, whose protein sequence is MAGRTHRLVRTQSIPRPREAVFAFFADASNLEEITPPFLRFRILTPAPVEMRTGAHIDYALSLFGIPLRWRTRITAWEPGVRFVDEQESGPYAFWHHAHEFESDGESTLVRDVVDYSLPMGPLGSLAHAVFVERTLGRIFDFRREAIRRRFEAEESA, encoded by the coding sequence ATGGCGGGACGCACGCATCGACTCGTGCGAACGCAAAGCATCCCGCGGCCCCGTGAGGCCGTCTTCGCGTTTTTCGCCGACGCGTCGAATCTGGAAGAGATCACGCCGCCATTCCTGCGCTTCCGGATCCTGACGCCGGCGCCCGTCGAGATGCGCACAGGCGCGCACATCGACTACGCGCTCTCCCTGTTCGGAATCCCGCTCCGTTGGCGCACCCGGATCACCGCATGGGAGCCCGGCGTGCGTTTCGTGGACGAGCAGGAGTCCGGCCCCTACGCCTTCTGGCACCATGCCCACGAGTTCGAGTCCGACGGGGAGTCCACGCTCGTGCGCGACGTCGTCGACTATTCCCTGCCGATGGGCCCGCTCGGATCGCTGGCCCACGCGGTCTTCGTCGAGCGCACCCTCGGCCGCATCTTCGACTTCCGGCGCGAGGCGATCCGGCGGCGCTTCGAGGCCGAAGAATCCGCGTGA